Below is a window of Shinella sp. PSBB067 DNA.
CGCGCCGCGGGCGCCGACTGCGTGATCCTCGGCTGCACGGAAATCTGCCTGCTGCTCGATCCCGACGCCCTGCCGCTGCCGGGCTTCGATTCGACCGCGATCCATGCGGCCGCCGCCGTCGATTTCGCGCTCGGCCCGGCGGCCGCCAGCAAGGCCGCCTGACGCGTCACGCTTCCTGCAGCACGCCTTCCAGCCACCGGCATTCCTCAAGGCCGGCCCGGGTGAACGGGTCGGCGAGCGTGCCGGAAACGATGGCCGCCAGGATCTGCGGCGCCGGCGGTATCTTCGCAACGGTGGCGACGAGCCGGTCGCGCAGCCAGGCGATCGACCGCGAATCGGACTGGTAGAAGGGCGTGAAGGCGTAGGAGAGAAGCTGGAACAGCCGCACATGGCGGTGCCGCGCGCCGGCATAGGCCGCAAGCGCCTCCTCCACCGACCCCGCCGCAGATAAGGCGTGCGCCAGCGCCGCCGCGTCGAGCAGCGCCATGTTCGCCCCCTGCCCGAGCTGCGGGCTGGTGGAATGGGCGCTGTCGCCGATGAAGACGATGCCGTCCGCATGGGGCGGCAGCGTGGTGCGATGCGCGTAGCGCGCGAGCGTCATTTGTTCCCAATCCGTTATCTGGTCCAGGAACGGCACCGTTTCGGGCCAGTAATCCGCAATGCCCGCCTTCCACCGGGCAAGCCCTGCCCGCTTCACAGCGTCGGCATCCGCCGTCCTGAGGCTCCAGAAGAAGGCGGCCTTCGCCCCCTCGCCCGGATGCGCCCGGCCGACCGGCAGCACACCGATCATCACCTTCGCCGCATCGTAGCGCTGGCTGAGCGCGCGCGGATCGTGCGCAATGCCCTCGCAGTCGAGCGTCGCCCAGAAGGCCCCCCAGAGCAGCTCCTTCACGCGCGGCGCGACGACGGAATCCGCGGCGAGCTGCGAGCGCGCGCCGGTCGCATCGATCACCAGATCGTAGTCGCCGACGATGTCGCCGTCCGGATCGTGCAGCGCCGTGCGGGCCTGCCGGGTCTCCGCCTTGGCCAGCGTGATGCCCGTGCGGATGGGAAGCCCTTGCGCCACGACGGCGTCATGCAGGGTCGAGAAGAGTGCCGCGCGGTGGACCGCCAGGCCATAGCGCCCGCCGGCCAGCGCATCGTAGCGCACGTCGAGCACGGTGCGGCCGCTGCGCGCATCGGCACCGTGCAGCCGGTCGATGCGGTTGCCGAGCGCATGGATCGCCGGGGAGAGGCCGAGGGCATCGAGCACGGTAAGGCCGGTCGGCTGCATCAGCAGGCCGGAGCCGACGGGGGACGGGCGCTCGAAACG
It encodes the following:
- a CDS encoding NAD(P)/FAD-dependent oxidoreductase; this translates as MKPLDIGIAGAGPAGLAAALFLARAGHRVELIERFERPSPVGSGLLMQPTGLTVLDALGLSPAIHALGNRIDRLHGADARSGRTVLDVRYDALAGGRYGLAVHRAALFSTLHDAVVAQGLPIRTGITLAKAETRQARTALHDPDGDIVGDYDLVIDATGARSQLAADSVVAPRVKELLWGAFWATLDCEGIAHDPRALSQRYDAAKVMIGVLPVGRAHPGEGAKAAFFWSLRTADADAVKRAGLARWKAGIADYWPETVPFLDQITDWEQMTLARYAHRTTLPPHADGIVFIGDSAHSTSPQLGQGANMALLDAAALAHALSAAGSVEEALAAYAGARHRHVRLFQLLSYAFTPFYQSDSRSIAWLRDRLVATVAKIPPAPQILAAIVSGTLADPFTRAGLEECRWLEGVLQEA